One segment of Triticum aestivum cultivar Chinese Spring chromosome 2A, IWGSC CS RefSeq v2.1, whole genome shotgun sequence DNA contains the following:
- the LOC123190279 gene encoding dual specificity protein kinase YAK1 homolog — MEGSGRQGKDAAPAWAPSEGTVFRPFVAGAGAGAAEPSPSGSGSGVAARISKLHGVKRKPCVARLTADIINTFERCHPEFKYSETLNPKRFLTHPSTPAHNDGVDNANWDLILYVNLELVNKTSNRRFVVKEMLGQGTFGQVVKCWDTETNKYVAVKVIKNQPAFYQQAIMEVSLLRTLNQKFDPDDKHNIVRMLDYLSFQNHLCIAFEMLGQNLYELLKRNHLRGLKVQFVQAFSKQILDAMIVMRDGGIIHCDLKPENILLAPTAKTAAAVKVIDFGSACLEGKTVYSYIQSRYYRSPEVLLGYPYTTAIDMWSFGCIVAELFIGLPLFPGASEYDVLKRMLKILGGQPPDDLLREAKNTTKFFKHVGSSYLGIGPHDGPGTAYRMLSEDEVEGRETKRPKLGKWYFPQQRLDQLIYTYPWDNTKLPETEKADRVLLVDFLRGLLEFDPNKRWSPFQASGHPFITGEPFTGPYEPVSETPRIPVAHAAAVDHNPGGGHWLVAGLSPQVGSVNRCLPPNNPYPPKMPFSYGSSYGSLGSHGSYAGNAGLASSYGSYGDVYNGNMYYSPVGPSGFSHVSSSPDIRLRPRLSYDRGIRLSPGSMGPMSLGASPSQFTPPNYQMHTPANSTGKHGSGSPASGGIHGSPLGKAGPVGQYSKRKNMPMPPHEYASQHGQGRHGDGVSFSHSDAYIRGHAGYSQHSLPSSGHSSWRPQIASRSGFSVEASSSHGPSQAYNSHNAPPLPSFDVLPDTSAPSTLDPSDWDPNYSDESLLQEDNSLSADLSSSLHIRDATGQPGGSARSTRAQSHNFASSNPLPTSQSYGAGQQLHSGSHGRGTRPTVPINYGGFNPPNYPQQSLRGRHQFLQPRYNQPTNSHMRPPMGSHQSGQPAWPPYGMGEGVPWGGSGVHPFTTGGLPSSLPRKDYGSIF, encoded by the exons ATGGAGGGGAGCGGCAGGCAGGGGAAGGACGCGGCGCCGGCGTGGGCGCCCAGCGAGGGCACGGTGTTCCGGCCCTTCGTCGCGGGCGCAGGGGCGGGGGCGGCTGAGCCGTCCCCGTCGGGGTCGGGCAGTGGCGTTGCCGCACGCATAAGCAAGCTTCATGGCGTCAAGAGGAAACCG TGCGTTGCAAGGCTAACGGCGGACATCATTAACACTTTTGAAAGATGCCACCCTGAGTTTAAGTACTCAGAGACACTAAACCCAAAGCGCTTTCTCACCCATCCTTCGACCCCGGCCCACAATGATGGAGTTGATAATGCAAATTGGGACCTCATATTGTATGTCAACCTGGAGTTGGTCAACAAGACATCAAATCGGAG GTTCGTTGTCAAGGAAATGCTTGGCCAAGGCACGTTTGGCCAAGTTGTGAAATGCTGGGACACAGAAACCAACAAGTATGTTGCTGTGAAGGTTATAAAAAACCAGCCTGCGTTTTATCAGCAGGCCATAATGGAGGTTTCACTGTTGAGAACG CTAAATCAGAAATTTGATCCTGATGATAAGCACAACATTGTCCGAATGCTAGATTATCTCTCATTCCAAAATCACCTGTGtattgcctttgaaatgcttggtCAAAATCT GTATGAGCTTTTAAAAAGGAATCATTTAAGAGGATTGAAAGTGCAATTTGTACAGGCCTTCTCAAAACAG ATATTGGATGCCATGATAGTGATGAGAGATGGTGGCATCATTCACTGCGATCTGAAACCAGAAAATATCCTCTTAGCTCCGAC TGCAAAAACAGCTGCAGCAGTGAAAGTTATTGATTTTGGATCAGCATGCCTGGAGGGTAAAACTGTGTACTCATACATCCAG AGCCGCTATTACAGGTCTCCAGAAGTTCTCCTTGGCTATCC ATATACTACTGCGATTGATATGTGGTCATTCGGTTGCATAGTTGCCGAATTGTTTATAGGTCTACCCTTATTTCCTGGGGCATCAGAATATGATGTGCTTAAGCGTATGCTAAAGATTCTCGG GGGGCAACCACCAGATGACTTGCTAAGGGAAGCTAAGAATACTACTAAATTTTTTAAACATGTTGGAAGTAGTTATCTGGGTATTGGGCCACATGATGGCCCTGGCACTGCATACAGAATGTTAAGTGAAGACGAGGTTGAGGGG AGGGAGACCAAAAGGCCGAAATTAGGGAAATGGTACTTCCCACAGCAAAGGTTGGACCAACTAATATATACCTATCCTTGGGACAATACAAAATTGCCAG AGACAGAAAAAGCAGATCGCGTGCTGTTAGTTGATTTCTTGAGGGGACTTCTTGAATTTGATCCAAATAAGCGATGGTCGCCATTTCAG GCGTCAGGCCATCCATTCATTACAGGCGAACCTTTTACTGGTCCATACGAGCCCGTCTCTGAGACTCCAAGAATT CCTGTTGCTCATGCTGCAGCAGTTGATCACAATCCAGGAGGAGGTCACTGGTTAGTTGCAGGTCTTTCCCCTCAG GTTGGAAGTGTGAACAGATGTCTACCTCCTAATAACCCCTATCCTCCAAAAATGCCTTTTTCTTATGGGAGTAGTTATGGAAGTCTTGGTAGCCATGGTAGCTATGCTGGCAATGCTGGTCTTGCTAGCAGCTATGGAAGCTATGGTGATGTTTATAATGGCAACATGTATTACTCACCAGTAGGTCCTTCTGGATTTTCACATGTTAGCTCTAGTCCAGATATTAGGCTGAGACCTCGTCTCTCTTACGATAGAGGCATTCGATTGAGCCCTGGAAGTATGGGGCCTATGTCTCTTGGTGCCAGTCCATCACAATTTACCCCACCAAACTACCAGATGCATACCCCGGCTAATTCTACTGGGAAGCATGGCTCTGGTTCTCCTGCGAGTGGAGGCATTCATGGCTCCCCATTGGGAAAAGCTGGACCAGTAGGCCAATACAGcaagaggaagaacatgccgaTGCCACCACATGAATATGCATCTCAGCATGGACAAGGACGACATGGAGATGGTGTCAGTTTTAGTCATTCGGATGCCTATATTCGCGGACATGCTGGCTACTCTCAGCATTCATTACCTAGTTCTGGTCATTCTAGTTGGAGACCACAAATAGCTTCCAGGAGTGGTTTTTCCGTGGAGGCTTCTTCTAGTCATGGGCCTTCCCAAGCATATAATTCACATAATGCTCCACCTTTGCCCTCATTTGACGTATTACCGGATACATCAGCTCCATCAACACTTGATCCTTCTGATTGGGATCCTAATTATAG TGATGAGTCACTATTGCAAGAAGACAATTCATTGTCAGCTGATTTAAGCAGCAGCCTTCATattagagatgcaactggtcagcCAGGCGGATCTGCCAGATCAACCCGTGCCCAAAGCCACAACTTTGCAAGCTCTAACCCTTTACCGACAAGCCAAAG CTACGGAGCGGGTCAGCAACTTCACTCAGGCTCCCATGGGAGGGGCACCCGTCCTACTGTTCCAATCAATTACGGTGGTTTCAACCCTCCGAACTATCCTCAGCAAAGTCTCCGAGGTCGCCATCAATTTCTTCAACCGAGATACAACCAGCCAACTAACAGTCATATGCGGCCACCGATGGGGAGTCACCAAAGCGGGCAGCCTGCATGGCCTCCCTATGGCATGGGTGAGGGAGTGCCCTGGG GAGGATCAGGCGTGCATCCGTTTACGACGGGCGGGCTACCCTCGTCCCTTCCCAGAAAAGATTATGGGAGCATATTTTAG
- the LOC123190280 gene encoding pentatricopeptide repeat-containing protein At3g22150, chloroplastic has translation MAPPQCAVSSPPAPTNAANAAGGGKGRTQLAVAQVKKLCKQGRLEQARRLLLDALPRPPPTLLCNVLLIAYVAAALPDHALRLYALLNHAARPAPRSDHYTYSCALTACARSRRLRLGRSVHAHLLRRARSLPDTAVLRNSLLNLYASCARYRHDGVDVVRRLFDAMPKKNVVSWNTLFGWYVKTGRPDEALEMFLRMLEDGVRPTPVSFVNVFPAAGSGDPSWPFLLYGLLIKHGVEYVNDLFVVSSAIGMFSEIGDVQTARMVFDRAAKKNIEVWNTMITGYVQNGQFSEAMDLFIQILGSKEVPSDVVTFLSAVTAASQSQDVRLGQQLHGYLMKGMHSTLPVILGNALVVMYSRCGNVQTAFELFDRLPEKDIVSWNTMITAFVQNDFDLEGLLLVYQMQKSGFIPDTVTLTAVLSAASNTGDLQIGKQSHGYLIRHGIEGEGLESYLIDMYSKSGRIDMAQRVFDGYGNNRDEVTWNAMIAGYTQSGQPEQAVLAFRAMIEAGVEPTSVTLASVLPACDPVGGGVCAGKQIHCFALRHSLDTNVFVGTALVDMYSKCGEISAAENVFGGMTDKSTVTYTTMISGLGQHGFGERALSLFYLMRDKGLKPDAVTFLATISACNYSGLVDEGLSLYRSMETFGLLATPQHHCCIVDLLAKAGRVDEAYDFVESLAEDGNFIAIWGSLLASCKAQGKMELAAWATEKVLNIEKQYGHAGYNVLLSQLFAAEGNWSSADSLRKEMRLRGARKEVGSSWIKVQTAALQDRSVERNQKQNFPENEHVFSMLDGDTCSTNAII, from the coding sequence ATGGCTCCTCCTCAGTGCGCCGTCTCGTCGCCGCCCGCCCCCACCAATGCCGCCAATGCCGCCGGCGGAGGCAAGGGCAGGACGCAGCTGGCGGTGGCGCAGGTGAAGAAGCTCTGCAAGCAGGGGCGGCTCGAGCAGGCGCGGCGGCTGCTGCTGGACGCGCTGCCGCGCCCGCCGCCGACGCTGCTCTGCAACGTGCTCCTCATCGCCTACGTCGCCGCCGCGCTCCCGGACCACGCGCTCCGCCTCTACGCGCTCCTCAACCACGCCGCGCGCCCCGCGCCCCGCTCCGACCACTACACCTACTCGTGCGCGCTCACCGcctgcgcccgctcccgccgcCTGCGCCTCGGGAGGTCCGTCCACGCGCACCTCCTCCGCCGCGCCCGCTCGCTCCCGGACACCGCCGTCCTCCGCAACTCGCTGCTCAACCTCTACGCCTCCTGCGCGAGGTACCGCCACGACGGCGTCGACGTCGTCCGCAGGCTGTTCGACGCAATGCCCAAGAAGAACGTCGTTTCGTGGAACACCCTCTTTGGCTGGTACGTCAAGACGGGGCGTCCCGATGAAGCCCTGGAGATGTTCCTGCGCATGCTGGAGGATGGCGTTAGGCCCACGCCGGTCAGCTTCGTGAACGTCTTcccggcggcggggagcggcgatCCCAGCTGGCCATTCTTGCTCTATGGTTTGCTGATAAAGCATGGGGTGGAGTATGTCAATGATCTCTTTGTTGTCAGCTCGGCGATCGGCATGTTCTCTGAGATTGGCGATGTGCAGACAGCTCGGATGGTGTTTGACCGTGCTGCCAAGAAGAACATTGAGGTTTGGAACACGATGATCACTGGGTACGTGCAGAATGGGCAGTTTTCTGAAGCCATGGATCTCTTTATCCAGATACTGGGGTCTAAAGAGGTTCCATCGGATGTTGTGACTTTCTTGTCAGCCGTCACAGCGGCGTCGCAGTCACAAGATGTCAGGTTGGGTCAGCAACTGCATGGCTACTTGATGAAAGGAATGCACAGCACACTGCCTGTGATACTGGGTAATGCGCTTGTCGTGATGTACTCGAGATGCGGCAATGTTCAGACTGCATTTGAACTGTTCGATCGGTTGCCAGAGAAGGACATTGTTTCCTGGAACACCATGATCACTGCTTTTGTGCAAAATGATTTTGACTTGGAGGGCCTGTTGCTCGTTTATCAGATGCAGAAATCAGGTTTCATTCCTGATACGGTGACATTGACTGCAGTGCTGTCTGCAGCATCAAATACAGGAGACCTTCAGATTGGTAAACAGTCGCATGGGTATCTCATCAGACATGGCATTGAGGGCGAGGGCTTGGAGAGCTATCTAATAGACATGTACTCCAAGTCTGGCCGCATAGACATGGCTCAGAGAGTGTTTGATGGCTATGGGAATAACAGAGATGAAGTCACTTGGAATGCCATGATAGCAGGGTACACGCAGAGTGGCCAGCCTGAACAGGCAGTCTTAGCATTCCGGGCGATGATCGAGGCAGGTGTGGAACCTACTTCAGTGACACTTGCTTCAGTGCTTCCTGCTTGTGACCCCGTTGGAGGGGGTGTATGTGCAGGGAAGCAGATACATTGTTTTGCTCTGCGCCACTCCTTGGATACAAATGTCTTTGTAGGCACAGCTCTTGTTGATATGTACTCCAAGTGCGGGGAGATTTCTGCAGCAGAGAATGTCTTTGGTGGCATGACTGACAAGAGCACTGTCACCTACACGACAATGATCTCTGGTCTTGGCCAGCACGGTTTCGGCGAGAGAGCACTATCCCTCTTCTACTTGATGCGAGACAAGGGGTTAAAGCCTGACGCCGTGACCTTCCTGGCAACCATTTCAGCATGTAATTACTCTGGACTCGTCGATGAAGGTCTTTCTTTGTACAGGTCAATGGAAACATTTGGGCTTTTAGCTACCCCTCAGCACCACTGCTGTATCGTGGACTTGTTGGCTAAAGCCGGGAGGGTGGATGAAGCATACGACTTTGTAGAAAGCCTGGCTGAGGATGGGAACTTCATCGCCATCTGGGGATCGCTTCTGGCATCCTGCAAAGCGCAAGGCAAGATGGAGTTGGCAGCATGGGCGACTGAGAAGGTGCTCAACATTGAGAAGCAGTATGGTCATGCAGGCTACAATGTTTTGCTGTCGCAGCTATTTGCTGCTGAAGGTAACTGGAGTAGCGCTGATAGTCTGAGAAAGGAGATGAGATTGAGGGGGGCGAGGAAAGAGGTGGGTTCTAGTTGGATCAAAGTCCAGACTGCAGCATTGCAGGACAGATCTGTggagaggaaccaaaagcaaaatTTCCCCGAAAATGAGCATGTGTTCTCGATGCTGGATGGGGATACTTGCAGTACAAACGCAATCATTTAA
- the LOC123190281 gene encoding alkylated DNA repair protein ALKBH8 homolog, producing MAKSGYTRPPPTAEDAAALPAPSAVLYVANCGPAVGLTHDDVAAAFGAFGEVEAVSAADDSGARVIVRFREPAAAGAAMAALHGRPCARLAGRVLHMRYSVPAPPKAPVAVSAPPVALSSSELGIPGVHLVQEFVTAAEEQELLAAVDSRPWKRLAKRRVQHYGYEFLYETRNVDSKQFLGELPSFVSKILDKIVTFPGVKNCTGKLVDQLTVNEYPCGVGLSPHIDTHSAFEEMIFSLSLAGPCIMEFRQYPKGSWRAPSVVNGTDEGSIQDPQCIRKSVFLPPRSMLLMSGEGRYAWHHYIPHHKIDDVAGQVIKRNSRRVSFTLRKVRMGLCECEYGQFCDSQSK from the exons ATGGCCAAGTCTGGGTACACGCGCCCGCCGCCCACGGCCGAGGACGCCGCCGCGCTCCCCGCTCCCAGCGCCGTCCTGTACGTGGCCAACTGCGGGCCGGCGGTGGGGCTGACCCACGACGACGTCGCCGCGGCCTTCGGCGCCTTCGGGGAGGTCGAGGCGGTCAgcgccgccgacgacagcggcgCGCGCGTCATCGTCCGGTTCCGCGAGCCCGCCGCCGCGGGGGCCGCGATGGCCGCGCTCCACGGGCGCCCCTGCGCCCGCCTCGCGGGCCGCGTGCTGCACATGCGCTACTCGGTGCCCGCCCCGCCCAAGGCCCCCGTCGCCGTCTCCGCTCCCCCGGTGGCCCTCTCGTCGTCGGAGCTCGGCATCCCGGGCGTTCACTTGGTCCAGGAGTTCGTCACTGCCGCCGAGGAACAG GAGCTTCTTGCAGCCGTGGACAGTAGGCCGTGGAAAAGGTTGGCGAAAAGGCGAGTTCAGCATTACGGTTATGAATTTCTGTATGAA ACCAGGAATGTTGATTCGAAGCAGTTTTTGGGTGAATTGCCATCTTTTGTTTCAAAAATCCTTGACAAAATTGTGACATTCCCTGGTGTGAAGAATTGTACTGGAAAACTGGTGGATCAATTGACG GTAAATGAATATCCTTGTGGTGTAGGTTTGTCTCCACACATAGACACACACTCAGCATTCGAAGAAATGATTTTTAGTCTTTCTTTGGCTGGACCTTGCATTATGGAGTTCAGACAATACCCGAAAGGCAGTTGGCGTGCTCCAAGTGTGGTCAATGGAACTGATGAAGGTAGCATCCAAGATCCACAATGCATACGGAAATCTGTATTTCTACCTCCTCGGTCAATGTTACTCATGTCTGGAGAAGGTCGATATGCTTGGCATCACTATATACCACACCATAAG ATTGATGACGTGGCTGGTCAAGTCATTAAAAGAAATTCGCGACGAGTTTCCTTCACTTTACGAAAG GTGAGGATGGGTCTTTGCGAATGTGAATATGGGCAATTTTGTGATTCACAGAGCAAGTAA